DNA from Electrophorus electricus isolate fEleEle1 chromosome 5, fEleEle1.pri, whole genome shotgun sequence:
TTTTTTGGATGTCAGCTACCTCTAATATTACAAAATTTGTATCACACAAGTGGAATAACAGATAACTATCAAATAAAACAGCTTCTGAATCTAGTACCTCATCTTTGGACAGTGTGATTGGTTTGTGTGGATCATCTTTGGTGTAGAATCGCAGAGAATCAACTGGGTTCTTGTCTTTCATCCCATAATTGAATTTTGCAAGCTGTAATGATGGAGACAATTATTTCAGTAACAATTATAGATTAAAAGTGTACAAGTACATGTATGACTAAGTGAACTGCTCTAGACAAATACtagacaaatattttgttttaattttttcttttttcaaatgcacattttctctttacatttacagcatatagCTGTCatttatgcaaagcaacttacaattatgactgaacacaacttgagcaattgagggttaagggcctttgTCTCAGCTGgtccctcctagcttccatgttccaaGGTTTCCCTgtcatatgtattattttggttccattccgTAGCTTTGTATTCTCCACcactcatttggttttccacaccttttccttgtttctagtcttatgttcatgtatttaaaccctgtcttattccctgtgtctttgctgttcactgGTTGTATGGATGGATGTTTGAATGacctttatttatgtatttgaaagCCCATATCCATAAGTTTGCATTCCATACcttttgtgtttatcctagcctctaTTATAGCCTGCTTCACTTGTTTGGCctcgtgtggtgtgtgttttttttttttttttttttatcatgtatcctcgtactcttagtattggctcaatgaccctggactactctgacgaatctgaatttggatttgcctctaataaatcttgctcttctccgcacttgtattcgcctccttaccgctcaccgttacagccTTGATCAGgtacccaacagtggcaacctggtgctGATCAGTCTTGACCTGATTACTAGTCACGTACCTCTGAGCttgattatctgattatctTTTGAATTGAATATTTGTTAAGATAAAGACAATGCAGATTACAAGCCAAGTGTATTTCAGGAGTTAGAAGACTATAAGAAGCTTTAGTATTTTAATAGTTAAAATTTGGTTCTGTGCTGCACAGCCAAACTGAAGCTCCACCAATGAAAAATCATGTCTGCTACACTGCAAATGTATAtttcacggactgctcctcccctcaTAAGTTACATGGTAcagcccgccgcgtgcaggcagattcacaaatgtactgtgtctctgtttttgtaacCACACGATTGCACGATTGCACACACGAGTATAGGGTTAAATGTTAAagtcttgtgtgtctatttaaactcctgtctgtgtgtgctccctttgttggtcattgtcactagctatgtgtctttgtgagtcattaatgtaaacagtagCTGTAGCAcgtaacgtctgtgtttgtttctaccTTTCGTATTTAAGTGTATAtcgttagtgttaaatgtttaataatgttcacctGTGTAGTTGTATGTCAGTGTCTCTTGTGTTGTCCATGTTTAATGctaataaatgtcttgcacGAACGAGGAATTCTGCGCGCCTTGCcccgcaccctgcggcactcgagcCAGCAGCGTTACAGTATACAATATTTCCCTGTACTGCACTGTTGGTGTTTATAGTATTTTTCTGTACTTACCTTGACTATAAAGTCTTCTGCAGAGAGCTGATGGTCACTAGGTTGTCTCTTGATTGTGTCCACCCAGGTTTTCAGCTTTTTCTGTTGGTGGGGAGTTATAATGTACTGAAGTACAGTATGAAGTACAGATTTTGAAACCAAAGCTCTAGACTCTGGGTTATCTGTGTAAGTACTTGTCTACTATTTTATTACAACTTGCAGATCACCTTCTTCTCATCAGTTGCTTGAACTTGCATGTTTGGTGGTAAAataagtaatacatttttttcccacttCTGTGCTCTCATTAACATGCCATTCCTATAAGCATAAAGAACATAATCCCTATCTAGTAAAAAGGTGCATGACTAACCTCCAACTTTTTATTATCATTCAGTggtttcactttgtcaggctCAAATGTTCTCCCATCAATGTACCTGTACAATCTGCGCATTTCAATTCTCTCAATTAtttcctgtgctgttttcagCTTGTCGTCTGAACTCCATCGGATCTGATGAAGAATGTCATCTGTAGATCataagggaggaaaaaaaactaaataaaagttTTCTACTAAAACCACTGTTTCTTGAGTTTATTTTCTTGAGTGATATATGAATATCTTCATATCAGAGCTTTAGAAAATCAATCATGATTCCTTGGATATATGCATTGATAGCTGAAGTTTATTCATCAGCCATTACTTAATATATCTCACTTCAAGTTGTGATTATTGTGACTGCTATTTATGtaatatgcattattttatgtatgcCTGCTAAAGCACAGTCTATTTtttacagagacagagggaaaaccTGTGAGTTGCAGGTAGGTTTTGGGATCTCCTGCTGCTTCAGAAATGGCgaggttttttccccccagtttaatgtgtttattagcCTCTTTGAGTGCATCAAATATCCTgagaataacaacaacaacaaagatcACAGTAAAAAGAGactaaaaaaaagagagaaatcacaaaaaaaacttgcctctctctctaacataaTCAAAGttcaaaaatactgaaaaggaaatgaaaaccTACTCTTCTGGTTTAGAACTTtccaaacatacaaatatacagcaCATTGTTTAGTTGCACAGAAGCTCTGATTTTAGGACAGAAATCAATCTGTGATCTGAGAACGATGAGAGCAGGAGGCAGAGTCTTGATTCCCATGCAAACCAAGGCAGACCCATTATGCCTAGgatacacacactaaatagtGCATGTCACAGGATGTAACAACCCCACATGGAAAGTATGATATGGTTTTATAGAATCAGGATTAATTTACATGATTTCAACTGCCCATTTAACCTTGTGCTGGTAGGCAGTGTGGTGAAGCAGGTTCCGAACATGAAAGAGCTCGTACATGTTTAATGCTTcctgatggagagaaaaaaaaaaaactcagaatgGTGATTGGACGTCgttctaaaacaaacacttcCCTGTTTATGCGATCACCTTGTCTCTCATGCAGATGTGCTCGGCTCCATCATCATTAGTGCAAACCCGTGCAAACACCATGTAACGTTCGTGGGAGAAGTTGGATGTCATACCCAGATGGTGACAGTCTCTGGATAAAGGATAAATGTAGTATGTGTCATAAAATAGAATTCAGTCTTCAACTGAATCTTGGAGAGATTAAAGACAAGTTTACAGTTCATAAAAACTCACCGACTGAAATAATCCATTTTGTCCACATCAATGCCAGTTTTGGCATTGTTCACAATCTCATACAGGAAAGACTTGTGCTGTGAACAATTACATTAGTACCATTATTCCCATGCCACATCAACACGGTATTAATGCTCTGAAGTGTTGGTCTATGGTCACTAGGACAGTGAAGCACCTTTTCTGGCTTACATTAAGAAAGAGTTTACACCATTTTGTGCATTCAAATCCAGCTGTCTTAAATGCACTTCATTTATATTCCTACAAGGCTCTACATGGTCTAAAGCAGAGTGTTATTTGAGTCCATACCTCAGAGTCTGTCTTGTCATGGAGCAGCTCCTTAATGGTTTTAATATGCTCAGATTTCAATTCATAATTTCCTGCTGCCTTAGTGCATTTGTCTTTTAACAGGTCATCAAGCTGTTTGATTTCTTCATTTACATTCTGTCCCAATTAAAAAGGTTTGGAGGTGAAATTTCCAATAAAAGGTAtaatttattatcttttttgttattgtttacaaTCTCACTCATGAAGGAATTGCTCATAAATGCACCTCATTTCTTTTCCTATAATGTTCTAGGTCGACTGTTCCAAAGCAGAGTGTCATGAATACATACCTCAGGATCTTTCTTGCCACGGATCAGCTTCTTGATGATTTCAATGTGACGAGATTCAATTTTATATTCTGTCATTGCTTCCCTGTATATCAGTTCTTCAAACACTTtgatgttttccttttcatGATATCCCAAAGGGAATACAACGTTTTGgagatgaaattaaaataaaaggtattatttattatcatttttgttattgttggaGAAATTTGGCTGTGTACTTCAAAACAATGACATTACTCTCATTATCCACATGCTATaccaacatattttaatgtatgaaGTGTTGAACTATGGTTAATAGCTGCTGAAGACTGAAGAGGAACTGTACCCCATTATTATGTCATTGGAAAATACAGAGAATAGGTCCTTCAGACTGGCTATTTGCTTAGCAAGGAGTGATCAAATTATAAAGTACATCCCTTTGAACCTTGAGTTTCTCTAACTAAACAATGATGAATGACTTTAAGATCCCTTGGAAAACaatagcatttgtttttttgttttttgtttttgtaagaaTACCCATCCATCAGCTATAACTGCCTGATTATATGAGATATACATAAGCAAACACAAAGGAAACTGTATTTTTGTGCACTGCATTAGCCAACCAAACTGTCCAATCACCAG
Protein-coding regions in this window:
- the LOC118241301 gene encoding deoxynucleoside triphosphate triphosphohydrolase SAMHD1-like, producing MQIFKVFNDPIHGNIQLHPLLVKIIDTPHFQRLRNIKQLGGGYYVFPGASHNRFEHSIGVAHLAGKLVKNLHDSQKKERTNEEKEKEEKEELCVQIAGLCHDLGHGPFSHLFEEFMKKKDPNWKHEEQGITMFEDLMKDEEVDKEMEEYKIKPQDIKFIKDLIRGLTASEENIKVFEELIYREAMTEYKIESRHIEIIKKLIRGKKDPENVNEEIKQLDDLLKDKCTKAAGNYELKSEHIKTIKELLHDKTDSEHKSFLYEIVNNAKTGIDVDKMDYFSRDCHHLGMTSNFSHERYMVFARVCTNDDGAEHICMRDKEALNMYELFHVRNLLHHTAYQHKVKWAVEIMIFDALKEANKHIKLGGKNLAISEAAGDPKTYLQLTDDILHQIRWSSDDKLKTAQEIIERIEMRRLYRYIDGRTFEPDKVKPLNDNKKLEKKLKTWVDTIKRQPSDHQLSAEDFIVKLAKFNYGMKDKNPVDSLRFYTKDDPHKPITLSKDEVSYLLPEKFSETKVMLFYRGENKDVEKLAKQNIEAFWEEVKKTDQ